The nucleotide sequence CATCTTTACCGATAGAACTAAAGGAAAATCAAAAATGAATAAAAGCATTATCCGTGAAGCTATCTTTGGCGTTATCGGAATGCGATTTAAAAAATAAATCAGCATAAAGAATTATGGAATTTATAAGAAAAAGACTCAAAAGCTTACAATATGTATTTCAAGGTTTGTTTTATTTAATAAAGAATGAACCCCCAGTGATGGTACACATCGTTATCTCTTTAGTATGGGTGATTTTAGGCTTTTGTTTCGGCATTACTACCAATGAGTGGATTGTACAACTGTTGTGTATCGCTATAGTGTTATCAGTTGAAGGACTCAATACAGCCGTTGAGAAACTCTGCGACTTCATCCACCCCGATCATCATAAAACTATTGGGATTATCAAAGATGTTGCTGCCGGAAGTGTAGGCTTTGCTGTGATACCTGTAAGCATTGTACTCTGTATCATCTATTATCCTTATGTAATGGAACTCTTTTAATTTTTACTATGAAAGATATAGTAAAAGGGTATTTAGCAGCTTTTATTTCAGCGGTTACTTATGGTATGATTCCGCTGTTTATGATTCCTATTAAGCAGCAAGGTTTTTCGGTAGATGCGGCACTTTTCTATCGCTTTATTACAGCGAGTCTTTTTATTATGTTTTATCTTTTCTACCGAAAAGAGACACTGCGCATTACCCCTCGTGAAGTGTTTATCTTCCTTATTTTAGGATTGCTGTACGCCCTTTCAGCTGAATTTCTCTTTCTTGCCTACGATTTGCTCTCTCCAGGCATTGCTTCTACTATATTTTTTATGTATCCACTAATAGTAGCACTTGCTTTGGGTGTTTTCTTCAAAGAACATATTACTTTTCCTACGATTTTAGCACTTTTTATTGTATTAATAGGTGTTTTCTTACTCAGTGTAAAAGATGTAACAAACTTTTCAATCAACTATGTAGGGGCAGGAGTATCATTACTTGGGGCAGTTTCGTATGCACTCTATATGCTCATTGTCAATAAGTCTAAAATATCGGCTTCAGGAATAAAAGTATCGTTTTATTCTACCTTATTTTCTTCAGTTTATTTTCTTGTAAAACTATGGGTTATAGGCACCCCTCTCCCCATTCCAGAAGTAAAAATGAGTTTACTGCTCACAAGTTTCGGTATAGTAACTACTTTGTTTTCTATCATCACCCTTATTTATGCTATCAGAATGATAGGTTCTACTCCTACGGCTATTATTGGGGTAATGGAGCCCATTGTAGCAGTAGCTATTAGTATTTGGATATTTCAACAAGAAAGTCTTACAACAAATCTTATTATAGGAGTGCTACTCATTATCATTGCAGTAATGATAGATATCTTAAAAAGAAAAAAGTAGAGTTACATTGTATCTCTACTTTTATAATATTCTTATTTTACTTCAGTACCATTAGTAATTCCATCGGCATCAGGATTGATGAAGGTGTATTTGCCTTCGGAATTTTCTACCATTAGTATCATTCCTTGGCTTTCTACACCGCGTAGTTTGCGCGGAGCAAGGTTTACCAATACAGTTACCTTTTTACCTATAATCTCCTCAGGAGCGAAACTTTGGGCTATACCCGAAACGATAGTACGTTTATCAATACCTGTATCTACTTTTAAAACGAGGAGTTTATCTGCCTTAGGCATCTTTTCAGCTTCCAAGATAGTACCAATGCGAATATCCATCTTTGCAAAATCATCGTAACTGATGAGTTCTTTTTGTGGAGCTACTTCAGTTTCAGCATTGGCTTGGGCTTCTTGCTTATTAGCTAATTTAGTGTTCTCTAAACGCTGTAATTGCTTTTCGATAGCGGCATCTTCAATCTTTTCGAAAAGAAGTTCTACAACACCTATGCGATGTCCTGCTTTTAGCAATTCGGTGGCGTTTGTTTTTAGACTCTCCCAAGTAATTGTCCCCAATTGCAACATACGTTTGAGTTTCTCGGAGGTGAAAGGCAAGAAAGGTTCGCTAGCAACTGCCAAAGCTGTTGCAATTTGTAAAGCTATGTACATTACAGTCTTTACGCGCTCAGGGTCGGTTTTGATGAGTTTCCAGGGTTCTTCATCAGCTAAATATTTATTGCCTAAGCGCGCCATATTCATCAGTTCTTGTTGGGCTTCGCGAAAACGGTAACGTTCTAATGATTGTTCTATCTTATCGGTAAGTTCTGTGATTTGACGAAGTGTTTCATTATCTACGTTATTATAAGTATCTGCTTGTGGTACTACTCCTTCATAATATTTCTGCGTTAGCACTGCCACGCGATTGATGAAATTCCCAAAGATAGCCACAAGTTCGTTGTTGTTACGCGCTTGGAAGTCTTTCCAAGTAAAGTCGTTGTCTTTGGTTTCGGGAGCATTGGCGGTAAGAACATAACGCAATACATCTTGCTGATTAGGAAAATCTTGCAAGTACTCGTGTAACCACACAGCCCAGTTTTTGGAGGTAGAGAGCTTGTTGCCTTCTAAGTTTAGGAACTCATTAGCAGGCACATTTGCAGGCAGTATAAAGCTACCTTCAGCCTTGAGCATTGCTGGGAAGATAATGCAATGGAATACGATATTGTCTTTCCCAATGAAATGCACCAATTGGGTATCACTGTCTTGCCAATAAGGACGCCAGTCTTTGCCTTCGCGTTCAGCCCACTCTTTAGTAGAAGAAATATAACCGATAGGCGCATCGAACCACACGTAGAGTACTTTGCCTTCAGCGCCTTCTACGGGTACGGGAATTCCCCAATCGAGGTCGCGGGTTACAGCACGCGGTTTGAGTTCGTCGTCTAACCAACTTTTTACCTGCCCATATACATTAGGTTTCCAATCGGATTTGTGACCTTCTAATATCCATTTTTCCAAAAACTCTTGGTAACGATTGAGGGGTAAAAACCAGTGTTTGGTAGCTTTTAGCGTAGGTTTGCTACCTGTGATTGACGATTTAGGGTCGATGAGGTCGGTAGCGTTGAGTGAACTACCACAACGCTCGCATTGATCGCCGTAAGCCTCGGGGTTACCACATTTCGGACAAGTACCAATCACAAAGCGGTCGGCAAGGAATTGGTGTGCCTCTTCATCATAGAGTTGTTCGGATATTTCTTCTATAAAATCACCTTGTTCATATAGTTTTTTGAAGAAATCGGAAGCTGTTTGGTGATGGATAGGGGCAGAAGTACGCGAATAGTTGTCGAATGAAATGCCAAAATCAGCAAACGATTGCTTGATAATCGCGTGGTATTTATCGATAATAGCCTGTGGGGTAGTACCTTCTTTTTTGGCTTTGATAGAGATGGCTACTCCGTGTTCATCGCTTCCGCAAATAAAGGCTACATCGTTGTTTTTTAAGCGTTGATAACGTGCAAAAATATCAGCTGGCACATATACTCCCGCCAAATGACCGATGTGAATAGGTCCATTGGTATAGGGTAGGGCTGCCGTAATGGTATAACGTTTAGACATTTTTTGAGTTTTGAATTATATATTTTTGGGTGGCAAAGGTACGAATAAAAGTGAAAAGTGAAAAGTGAAAAGTGAAAAAGTATATTCTACGAGTGCGAGCGACGCGGGCAGATGGGGAAAAGACGAATAAAGAACGAACAAAAGACGGTGCGAGCCACACGGGCAGATGGAGAAAAGACGAATAAAGAACGAACAAAAGACGGTGCGAGCCGCACGGGCAGATAGAGAAAAGACGAATAAAGCCCGAACAAAAGACGGTGCGAGCCGCACGGGCAGATGGAGAAAAGACGAATAAAAAACGAACAAAAGACGAAGGAATGACGAACAAAAGACGAACAAAGAACGAACAAAAGACGAACAAAAGACGAACAATGAACGAAGAAAGGATGGGAATAAAGTGAATCTAACGCAAAGATAAGTTGGAGCAAATTTAATGTACTTGGTTCAGAAAAGTATTAAAAATTTGCTCAAATAAAAAAATAAACCATATCTTTGCCTAATGAATATTTGGAGGCAAGTCGATTTTTAATAATCTTGAACAGAACTGATGAAAAAACTCAAATTTCCTACCCCTTACACCGTACTGATGCTGGTGATAGTGTTGGCTGCGAGCCTTACTTTTTTGTTGCCATCGGGGTCATATAGCACTTTGCAATATGATAAGCAACAAGACTCTTTTGTGATACACACTGCAAATAATTCTTATACTGTACCTGCTACTCAAGAACAACTCGACGGCTTGGGTATTCATATTCAGTTGAGCAAATTTAAAGATGAAAAAATTAAGAAACCTATTTCGATACCTAATACTTATGTGCAGAGTGTACCTCACCCGCAAGGAGCTAAATCTGTGCTTTTTGCACCTATACGAGGAATCTACGACAGTATAGAGGTGATTCTCTTCGTACTCATATTAGGGGGCTTTATAGGGGTGTTCAACAGTTCGGGAGCACTAAATATGGGCGTAGGCTATTTGGCACACCGACTCAAAGGGCGCGAGGGTATCCTTATCGTTCTGCTCACTACTCTGTTGGCGCTGGGAGGCACTTCCTTTGGATTAGCCGAAGAGACGCTTGCTTTCTACCCTATGTTAGTGCCTATTTTTTTAGCAGCGGGCTACGACTTAATGGTACCCTTAGCAGTGATTTACATAGGTTCAAATGTAGGCTCTATGGCATCGACTACCAATCCGTTTGCGGTAATTATTGCCTCAGATGCCGCCGGAGTAGATTGGACGTCGGGGCTTAGCATACGTGTGATAGCTTTAGCGGTATGTGTACTGATAAGCATTATTTATATTATTCGTTATGCCGAGAAAGTACGCAAACACCCCGAGAAGTCAATTGTGTATGGAGTAGTCCTCCCTGAAATTTACAATGCCAATGCCCCTGAAAAGACTACTTCCTTAGAGCTTTCTACTAAAATAGAGCTCTTAGTATTTGCGCTCTCGTTTATAGTGATGATTGTAGGTGTATCGCAATGGGAATGGTGGTTTCAAGAGATGACAGCTCTCTTCTTGGTAGCTGCTGTTGTGATTGCTATCTTACAACGCAGTAGTGAACAACAGTTTATCAGTCAGTTTATGGCAGGAGCACGCGATTTGCTGAGCGTAGCCTTTATCATAGGGATAGCCAGAGGGGTATCGTTTATACTGAACGACGGACAAATATCGGGTACGATTTTGCATTACGCCACCGACCTTGTACAAGGAATGTCGCCAATGGTCTTTTTGCCAATGCTGATGTTAGTATTTGGTGTACTGAGTTTATTTATAGCTTCTTCCTCAGGAATGGCGGTACTCACGATGCCTATCATAGGGTCACTGGCTTCGGTTGTGGGAGTAGAAGGGCACAGTGTGGTGAATGCTTATCTTTTTGGAATGGGTATTATGGGGCTTATCACCCCTACGGGACTTATCTTACCTTCACTAGCAATGGTGAATATTAACTACAAACAATGGTTGCAGTTTTGTATGCCATTGGTGATTATCTTTGCAGTAGTACTTACTATCTTATTGTGGATTTAAAATATAAAACTTATGAATATCACTTTTATTATCATTCTTCTTGCGACTATAGCAATGAGTTATTATGGATTTAAGAATCCTACTTTTTTCAACCGTTATAAGTTCAATGTAGGAGCAGTGCAAAAGGGCGATTATGTGCGATTGGTATCCTCAGGCTTCTTGCACGCCAACTGGGAACACCTCATTTTTAATATGATTTCACTCTACTTCTTTCAAGATGTGATTATCGGTTCTATGGGGAACCTAATGTTCTTGCTTATCTATTTTGGTTCAATGCTACTGGGGAGTGTGTTCAGTTTGTACATTTACAAAAAACAGCCCTATTACTCCGCCATAGGGGCTTCGGGAGCTGTATCGGGGATTATCTTTGCAGCTATTGCTCTATATCCTACAGCGTTAAGTGTAAACTTCTTACCGGGTTGGCTCTTTGGAGCATTATACTTTGGGTATTCGGTATTTATGATGTTCAACCCACAACAAGGAGACAATTTAGGGCACGCAGCTCATTTAGGTGGGGCACTCTTTGGCTTGGCAGTAGTAATAATCTACGCTCCTGAGGTAGTGATACGCCACGCTTTCTATTTGGGAGTAATGGCATTGCCTTTGGGCTATATGGGAGTGCGGTTGCTGAAGAAATGAGGAAATTAGAAAATTAGCAAATCATTATGAGTTATCTACAAGAAGTTATTACTGATGTTTTGGAAAACTATTCTGATAAGATAGAGCGTCTTGTGTTTGTTACTACGGGTAAACGCCCTGCACTCTTCCTCAAAAAACACTTTGCCGAGCAGATAAAGCACGCTACCATTGCCCCTGAGTTCATCGGCATAGCCGACCTATTTACGCGTATTTCGGACGTGCAACCTATCAGCAATTTGCCTTTGCTCTTTGAGTTTTACGATTGTTATGTAAAAACTTGCAAAGATACCCCCGATAGCTTTGAAGAGTTCCTCAGCTGGGGACAAACGGCTCTCAAAGATTTTAGTGAAATCGACCAATATTTAGTAAATCCCGATAAGATATTTCCTTATATTCACGCCCTCAAAGAAGTAGAACATTGGTCGGGTATGGACGAACTTAGCGAGATGCAGAAAAAGCACTTAGCATTTTGGAACAGCCTCGGCGATTACTATTTTGCCCTCAACAGTAAACTCACCAAAATGGGTAAAGGTTATGGTGGTTTCATCGCCAAAAAAGCTGTAGAAGAACTCCCCAAATACCTGCAAACACACAGCAATAGCATTCATATATTCGTCGGTTTCAACGCCCTTTCCAAAGCCGAACAACACGTTATACAATCAATACTAATGGATTTAGGCGGTGAAATTTATTGGGACGGCGATACTTATTTTTTAAACAACCCTACTCACGATGCAGGGTTCTTCTTGCGAAAATATATAAACAGTTGGCGTTATTACCAAACCCATAAACCTAAGTTCATACAAAGCAATTACGAAAAAGAGAAAGAACTTTATCTTACGGGAGTGCCCAAAAGCATCAATCAGGCACATAGTGTAGCCGAACTACTCAAAAATACCCCTGCCAAAGCATTGGAAAAAACCGCCCTCATCATCGCTGATGAGAATTTGCTCATACCTGTATTACAAGCCGTGCAACCCAAAACAAGTGTGAACATCACGATGGGGTACCCTTTGCAACAAACGCCTCTCAACGACCTTTTTGTCGCCTATTTCCGCTTGCATCTCTCCAAGAGTTTTTACCATAAAGATATACTGAACCTGCTCTCTCAACCTTTCTTGCACACCTTGCTAAAAGAAGAAGTGGTGCGCCATATTTCGCAGTATATCAAAACGCACAACCTCACTTATATCACCCGTAAAAAGCTATTCGAGTCGGTAGATGAAACCGAACACGAGATGCTCTCCTTGCTATTCCCTGATGCCAAAGGCAAAGCACTCATCATTACCCTTATCGACAATGCTATTACGCTTATCTATCGCCTAAAAGCACAAATCGACCCTGAGAGCAATACTCATCTACTCACTCAAGAGTATGCTTATCGCTTCTTCCAGTTATTCAATCAGTTGAAACAGTTACAAGAGCAGTACGGCTATATCGATTCGGTGAAAACGCTTTATCATTTTTATTTAGATGTATTACAGAAGAGTTCGCTCAATTTCCGCGGTGAGCCTTTGGAAGGCTTGCAAGTTATGGGTGTGTTGGAAAGCCGTAGTTTGGATTTTGAGCGCGTGATTATCACTTCGGTAAATGAAGGCGTATTACCTTTAGGCAAAAGCGACAACTCTCTGATTCCTTACGATGTGAAGTACGAACTGGAATTGCCTACCTACAAAGAGCGTGATGCGGTGTACAGTTACAACTTCTACCGTATTTTACAGCGCGCCAAACAAGTACACCTATTCTACGATACCGAGATGAATAGTCTGAAAAGCAAGGAGAAAAGTAGGTTTATTCTCCAATTGTTGGCAGAGAAAATTCCCACTCACAAGGTAGTGCACCAAATTAAGGCACCTGAGGTATACCCTGCTGTGTTACGACCGATTAACATCAAAAAAACGACCTCTGTAATCGATGCACTAAAGGCACTTGCCGAGAAAGGCATTTCACCTTCAGCACTAACTACTTATATCCGCAATCCACTCACGTTCTATGAGCAACAAGTACTACAGGTATACGAAGAAAAAGAAGTAGAAGAAACTGTTGAAGCCCGTACTTTTGGAAATATCGTACACGGCATTTTAGAAGATTTGTACACACCTTTCTTAAACGAAATACTCACTGAAGAGCACATTAAAAAAATGCAACTTTTGGTACTTCCCACTATCGAAAAACGCTTTGAAGAAGAGTACAGAAGTACTGATTTTAGGACGGGTAAAAACTGGCTTATTTTCAATGTAATAGAGAAGTATGTGCGTAGTTTTTTAACTTTAGAACTCAACGAAATAAAGAGTGGTATCGAAATCATTCCTCTGTATTTAGAACAGAAAATAAAAATACCTTTCCAAGCTTCTCACTTGCCTTTTCTTGTTAATTTCAAAGGGATTATCGACCGGGTGGATAGACGTAACGGAGTGTTGCACATTATCGACTACAAAACAGGTATTGTAGAAGAAACCGATGTGCGCATCAAAGATTGGAATAACCTCATTACCGATATTAAGTATGGCAAAGCCTTCCAACTCCTCACTTATGCTTATATGATTACCCAGCATTTCAAGATTGATGAACCGATGATAGTTGCCAACCTATCATTCAAGCGTTTGCAAAAAGGATTCTTGCGTTTCCACACCTATATCGACAAGGTAAAAGACTGTGATGTAACCGCTCAAACTCTCGCTTTGTACAGTCAGTATACCGAGCAACTATTGCAAGAAATCTTTGATATAGAGAGACCTTTTTACGAGAAACTATAGTATTTATATCTTATATTCCTTTTGTGTGTTTATCAGCTTAACATTTTCTGAGCTTTTTTTACAGCTTCTACAAAGGTATCTATTTCTTCAAAGGTATTGTAAACAGCAAAGCTGGCACGAACTGTACCTGGTATGCAGTAGAAGTCCATAATAGGTTGGGCACAATGATGCCCCGTACGTACAGCAATTCCAAATTGGTCGAGAATTACACCTACATCGTAAGGGTGAATGTTTTGTAAGTTAAATGATATAACAGCGGTACGCTTACTCAAATCATCATTACCGTAAAGAGTAATGCCTTCTATATTTTGTAATTTAGCGATAGCATATTCTAATAGTTTGTGTTCGTGTGTAGCAATAGCTTCCATTCCCAATTGCTGTATATAGTCAATTGTAGTTCCAAACGCAATACCTCCACAAATATTAGGAGTACCTGCTTCAAACTTATAAGGGAGGTCGGCATAAGTACTCTCTTCAAAATGCACTTCTTTTATCATTTCTCCCCCTCCTTGATAAGGAGGTAATTGTAATAGTAATTCTTCTTTACCATACAACGCTCCTATCCCCGTAGGTCCGTACATTTTATGAGCTGAAACAGCATAGAAATCAACATCGAGAGTTTGCATATCGGGTTGCAAATGTGGGGCTGCTTGTGCTCCATCTACTAATACAACAGCTCCTACACGGTGTGCTTTTTCTATAATTTCTTCTATAGGGTGAATATTTCCTAAGGCGTTCGATACGTGCTGTACACACACTATCTTCGTACGTTTATTTAGCAGTTGGTTATACACCTCTAAGTCCAAAATTCCTTTCTCATTCATCGGGATTACTTTTAAGGTAGCTCCACTCCGTTGGCAAGCTAATTGCCAAGGCACTATATTGCTGTGGTGTTCTGAAGCCGAAATAATTACTTCGTCTCTCTCTTGCATCAGTGCGCTATAACCGTTAGCCACTAAATTAATACCGTGTGTAGTTCCCGCAGTAAAAAGAATTTCAGAGCTTTTACGGGCATTGAAGTGGCGCTGTAGTTTCTTCCTCGCTTCTTCATAAGCATCAGTAGCTTCTTGGCTGAGAGTGTGTACTCCACGGTGTATATTAGCATTTTGGTAACTGTAATAATGCACTATTGCCTCTATCACTTGTGTAGGTGTTTGCGAAGTTGCTCCATTATCAAAATAGATAAGAGGTTTGTTATGAATAGTGCGTGAGAGTATAGGGAAGTCTGTTCTTATTTCAAGAATACTTTTCATTGTTCGTTATTTTGGGTGCAAAGATACAACATTTTTATTGTATTACCACAAACCTAAAATCAAACGGATTAAAGTCTTTTATTAACTCAGGAATGAGTTCTTCTCCTTTCATCAAATAGAAATCTGTGAAGTTAGCAAAACGCTCCTGTAAGGCTCCGTTAGGAAAGAGTTCATTTTGTAAAAAAATAGTCTGTTCCAATTCCTCTGCAAACTTCCTTTTCTGGGCCTTTAAAAGGCGTTTTTCCAGTTTGTCTAACCCTTTCAGCTGTCTTACTTCTTGTGCTTTTACAGCGTTCTCAAAAGTAACATCAGTGTGTTTAGCTAACTCATATAAATGCTCGAACTGTCTGTGTAGTAACTCTTTTTCAGGAGTAAAATCTATAGGAAATTCGCTTAACTGTCTTACTTTCTTGTTTTTTAAATCTTCTGTTTTTAGAAATAAGTCTTCTACTGAAAGTTGTAGTTTTTGTAGTTTTTCAGCTTGTCTTTGCGAAATAAGCATTGCTGAATTGCGCAACATTAGTATTGGGAAGGGTACTTTCTCCTTATTGAAAAAGCTTTTTAATTCCAGCCAATAGGCTATTTCACCGCCTCCACCAATATATGCCAAATTGGGTAATATTACTTCTTGATATAAAGGTCGTAAGATTACATTGGGCGAAAATCGTTCTGGATAGGTGCGTAGTTCCTCTAAAATCCCCTCCTCAGAAAAACGAATATCCGTACCGTGTACCTCAAAGCCGTCCGCAGTGCGCACAAGGCGATGTCGTCCTCCTTCTGTAAGATAAAACATATTCACCTCACGAGGGTTCACTTGCACGGGATAAGAGCTATTTACAGTCTGTAAAGCCTTAATACTTTTAGTAACCTCAGTATGTGCCACACTGTGCAGTAAATCATCGCTTATGTAAGGGATAAATTGTCTTTTTAGGGCTTTATCGTTGCCATCTATTACTACAACTCCGTATGCTTCAAAGAGAGCATTTACTAAGTAACGAGTGGCAGAGGCTAAATCTTTATTTTTCAGATAACTATCGTGGAAGAGTGTGCGCAAAGTATTAGCATTTTTGCCTAGACCTATGGCTTTGTCAAAAGTCTGAAACACTGCTTCAAGTGTGTCAGTAGCAAAGTTGCCTGTGGCTCCTGTTTGGTCGCTATTCCAGCAAATTGTGCGATTGTTGAAGTGAAAGTGGTTAATCTCCTCAAAATCGTGGTCTTCTGTAGCCATCCAATATACAGGTACAAAGTGCTTATCAGGGTACTTTTCGGCGAGCTGTTTAGCAGTATTAATTACCGAAATAATCTTGAAAATGAAGTAAAGATGTCCTGTAAAAAGACTTAATTGATGTCCCGTAGTGATGGTAAAAGTATTACTTTTGGATAAAAGTTCGATGTTTTTAAGTACTTTCGGAGTAGTTTTTACCTCAGCGTATTGTTCTTTTAAACTACTGACCAAAATATGGCGTTTCTCTTCAGTAAAATCAAGAGCTTTTTCTTCTATTTGCTTTTTAAATTCTAACAATGAAGGAAAATTATGATAAAAAGGACGTAATTTTTTATTCTCACCTACATAATCAGTGATGAGTTTAGAGAAAAAACGAATATTTTGATAAGGAATATAAGCGGTAATCATACGCTTTTTAGTGTTTTATTATTCGTCGTCTAATGAAGAGTCATCAGGTATATCTAAATTGCTTACACTCATATCATCTTCTTCGTTATTCATAAAGTCATCATCTTCGTCGAAGTTTTCCATAGTGTCAGCTAAGCGGGTACTTACTTTCACTAAATATATAGTGTCATCAGTACGGACTTCCAAGGCATCAACTGTTTCATTTTTAGCATTCTTAAAACGAATCACATCTGCATCTGTATACCCTTCGGGGTATTTCTCTACCAACATTGAGAGAATCTCATTAGTTAGTTTGTTGTAGTCTACTATTACACGTTTC is from Capnocytophaga ochracea DSM 7271 and encodes:
- the bshC gene encoding bacillithiol biosynthesis cysteine-adding enzyme BshC, whose product is MITAYIPYQNIRFFSKLITDYVGENKKLRPFYHNFPSLLEFKKQIEEKALDFTEEKRHILVSSLKEQYAEVKTTPKVLKNIELLSKSNTFTITTGHQLSLFTGHLYFIFKIISVINTAKQLAEKYPDKHFVPVYWMATEDHDFEEINHFHFNNRTICWNSDQTGATGNFATDTLEAVFQTFDKAIGLGKNANTLRTLFHDSYLKNKDLASATRYLVNALFEAYGVVVIDGNDKALKRQFIPYISDDLLHSVAHTEVTKSIKALQTVNSSYPVQVNPREVNMFYLTEGGRHRLVRTADGFEVHGTDIRFSEEGILEELRTYPERFSPNVILRPLYQEVILPNLAYIGGGGEIAYWLELKSFFNKEKVPFPILMLRNSAMLISQRQAEKLQKLQLSVEDLFLKTEDLKNKKVRQLSEFPIDFTPEKELLHRQFEHLYELAKHTDVTFENAVKAQEVRQLKGLDKLEKRLLKAQKRKFAEELEQTIFLQNELFPNGALQERFANFTDFYLMKGEELIPELIKDFNPFDFRFVVIQ